From the genome of Aspergillus chevalieri M1 DNA, chromosome 8, nearly complete sequence, one region includes:
- the MTQ2 gene encoding S-adenosylmethionine-dependent methyltransferase (BUSCO:EOG09264XVU;~COG:J;~EggNog:ENOG410PKX9;~InterPro:IPR002052,IPR029063;~go_function: GO:0003676 - nucleic acid binding [Evidence IEA];~go_function: GO:0008168 - methyltransferase activity [Evidence IEA];~go_process: GO:0032259 - methylation [Evidence IEA]) produces the protein MLPTPCTSHVSFDTIYEPSEDSYLFLDTLSSESESTWLSHRFNSPFNTSSYDSTSTSPLVVEVGTGSGVVLGFVAANSQHIFGRRDILALGTDVNRNACLATRETAVKAVREQQAQASESAPTAKTPYIASIMSDLCTPLRPGSVDVLLFNPPYVPSEEVPLLPTVTEQEDEKDLSRSAKFEQDSYFLSLTYAGGVDGMETTDRLLEAIPGILDPVRGVAYVLLCKQNRPEEVKERIQGWGNGWKAETVGNSGKQAGWEKLVILRIWRGE, from the coding sequence ATGCTCCCTACACCATGTACCTCCCACGTCTCCTTTGACACCATCTACGAACCCTCTGAAGACTCCTACCTCTTCCTTGACACATTATCCTCCGAATCCGAGTCAACATGGCTCTCCCACCGCTTCAACAGCCCATTCAACACATCATCGTACGATAGCACATCTACATCACCTCTAGTCGTCGAAGTCGGGACCGGCTCCGGCGTTGTCCTAGGCTTCGTAGCCGCCAATTCGCAGCATATCTTCGGTCGTCGAGATATACTAGCTCTGGGGACGGATGTGAACCGGAATGCATGCTTAGCGACACGGGAGACAGCGGTTAAGGCAGTCCGCGAGCAACAGGCACAAGCATCAGAGTCAGCGCCTACAGCAAAAACACCCTACATAGCTTCCATCATGTCCGATTTATGCACTCCCCTCCGACCAGGGAGTGTCGacgtcctcctcttcaatcCCCCCTATGTCCCGTCAGAAGAAGTGCCCCTGTTACCTACCGTGACAGAACAGGAAGACGAGAAGGACCTGTCGCGATCAGCCAAGTTCGAGCAGGACTCGTACTTCCTTTCTTTAACGTACGCAGGCGGTGTTGACGGGATGGAAACGACTGATCGTCTGTTAGAGGCGATTCCGGGTATCCTGGATCCTGTCCGTGGGGTTGCGTATGTCTTGCTCTGTAAGCAGAATCGGCCGGAGGAGGTTAAAGAAAGAATTCAGGGGTGGGGGAATGGATGGAAGGCTGAGACGGTTGGGAATAGTGGTAAGCAGGCCGGGTGGGAGAAGTTGGTGATTTTGAGGATATGGAGGGGCGAGTAG
- the ACN9 gene encoding succinate dehydrogenase assembly factor 3 (BUSCO:EOG092652TN;~COG:S;~EggNog:ENOG410PQ8U;~InterPro:IPR008381;~PFAM:PF13233,PF05347;~go_component: GO:0005739 - mitochondrion [Evidence IEA];~go_process: GO:0034553 - mitochondrial respiratory chain complex II assembly [Evidence IEA]) — translation MLNEKQHSNISDKMRVFSRLLMATPSSMGSKSSLSEAMALLPPLQLYRRLLRVHRKKLDPEMRILGDLYVKAEFRAHREVENPVHIIGFLTEWQLYAQKLEGDAWAGDKLDKTKLDKMSDQQLGQLYELMQTIRAKDEGEGEDQ, via the exons ATGCTCAACGAAAAGCAGCACTCAAACATATCCGATAAAATGAGAGTCTTCTCCCGGTTATTAATGGCAACCCcatcctcaatgggctccaAGTCCAGCCTCAGCGAAGCCATGGCCCTCCTCCCACCACTCCAACTCTACCGCCGCCTTCTCCGCGTTCATCGCAAGAAGCTCGATCCCGAAATGCGCATTCTGGGCGACTTGTATGTGAAGGCGGAGTTTCGAGCGCATAGGGAGGTTGAGAATCCGGTGCATATT ATCGGGTTTTTAACGGAGTGGCAGCTCTATGCGCAGAAGTTGGAAGGAGATGCTTGGGCTGGGGATAAGTTGGATAAGACAAAATTGGATAAGATGAGTG ATCAACAACTCGGGCAGCTTTACGAATTGATGCAGACCATCAGGGCCAAAGAtgagggagaaggagaggatcAATGA
- a CDS encoding uncharacterized protein (COG:P;~EggNog:ENOG410PGJZ;~InterPro:IPR006068,IPR018303,IPR023298,IPR023299, IPR001757,IPR006408,IPR004014,IPR036412,IPR008250, IPR023214;~PFAM:PF00689,PF13246,PF00122,PF00690,PF00702;~TransMembrane:10 (i123-140o152-173i320-342o362-388i800-821o827-850i878-897o912-929i950-969o981-1002i);~go_component: GO:0016020 - membrane [Evidence IEA];~go_component: GO:0016021 - integral component of membrane [Evidence IEA];~go_function: GO:0000166 - nucleotide binding [Evidence IEA];~go_function: GO:0005388 - calcium transmembrane transporter activity, phosphorylative mechanism [Evidence IEA];~go_function: GO:0005524 - ATP binding [Evidence IEA];~go_process: GO:0070588 - calcium ion transmembrane transport [Evidence IEA]), giving the protein MDEITPAPPDGATKTTAPVLFSITRNADLRATSSSVSCISQSQLSELTATKDLTALRSLGGLTGLAVSLRTDLTTGLEDEGGNTVKSDPGFTARRKDYGENRLPPRKRKTFWHFAWMAFNDKMMILLAVLATVDLALGIYQSISAAPEEPDVQWVEAVSIIVAVVVIVLATAINDFQMDCKFRLLNQRKEERDVIVIRSGRAQQICIHEIVVGDLVHLETGDVIPVDGILIHGFSVQCDESSTTGESDLIEKTPALNTNTDNGSGYDPFLLSGSKVSNGVGTFLVTSVGENSSYGKILMSLQTEVEETPLQQKLGVLAKYIVHIGLLVGAVFFLIIFIRYLVHLKGIKGGPRAKGKNFLNVFILAITVVVIAVPEGLPLAVTMSLAYATARMLKDNNLVRLLKSCEVMGNATTICSDKTGTLTQNRMTVVAGRVGTFTPFVDENSGPGTENKTDAVPLRSKMDSLSAHTQELIKASVFLNSTALEKGHGQEAQLVGTSTEIALIEFAQSNFHAVSMTAERERTQIVQLFPFNANRKCMAVVARIFSGHYRLFLKGAPEMVLQSCSRIVTDSHSVLSSQYLHDEMRTVIRDDLRGFSSQSLRSIALAYRDFDQWPPGTPIGNEPDDFLDEVLQDMVLIGLFALRDPLRPEVTQSVRDCQAAGVSVRMVTGDTFLTAKAIALECGIYQPGGIAMDSSIFRKLSSSQLDMVLPRLQILSRSSPEDKLRLVSHLRRLGETVAVTGDGTNDALALKEADVGFAMGIQGTEVAKEASSIILMDDNFASIVKAMLWGRTVNDAAEKFLQFQFTINITAGTLTIVSALSGGTNSSVFTVVQLLWINLIMDTFSALALATDRPTRRLLKHTPEPRGSPIVKVTMWKMIMGQSIYQLAVIFVLYYAGEQLFHCSTKAERHQVQTMTFNIYVWMQFFNMLNSRRVDNGWNFLDGITHNYSFFFVQAVIVAGQVLIIFEGGEAFGTVALTGAQWGWSMLFGLLTFPVGVLVRLIPDRMVVMVWTGIASTGRMLFDPVVLRWRRLIHVCFPAMFHARKGRENSSSSLDTAQTTIVTVPKGDQYISLRSGLGSESDRSERDGLFDLVRAIEGARSRSVEEVPGLEVHPDTCKDDIVIGQHEEV; this is encoded by the exons ATGGACGAAATAACTCCAGCGCCACCGGACGGGGCAACGAAAACTACAGCACCAGTATTATTTTCAATCACCAGGAATGCGGACTTGAGAGCTACAAGCTCAAGCGTCTCCTGCATTTCTCAGAGTCAACTAAGTGAGCTCACAGCAACCAAAGACCTCACGGCCCTCCGCTCACTAGGCGGTCTCACCGGACTAGCAGTTAGTCTAAGAACAGACCTCACAACCGGcctcgaagatgaaggaggaaacacAGTCAAGTCAGACCCCGGCTTCACAGCGCGAAGGAAAGACTATGGTGAGAATCGACTTCCTCCAAGAAAGCGCAAGACGTTCTGGCACTTCGCCTGGATGGCGTTCAATGACAAGATGATGATTCTCTTAGCTGTCTTGGCAACCGTCGATCTGGCCTTGGGAATCTATCAATCAATCAGCGCAGCACCGGAAGAGCCTGACGTCCAGTGGGTGGAAGCGGTTTCGATAATCGTTGCCGTTGTTGTTATTGTCCTGGCGACTGCGATCAATGACTTCCAGATGGATTGCAAGTTCAGGTTATTGAACCAGAGGAAAGAGGAGCGAGATGTGATAGTCATCAGGTCGGGGAGGGCGCAGCAGATATGTATTCATGAGATTGTCGTGGGTGATCTGGTTCACCTTGAGACGGGAGATGTGATTCCGGTCGATGGCATTTTGATACACGGTTTCAGCGTTCAATGCGACGAGTCCTCTACCACTGGAGAGTCTGACTTGATTGAGAAGACCCCCGCTCTCAACACGAACACTGACAACGGCTCGGGCTATGATCCGTTCCTGCTGAGCGGTAGCAAAGTTTCCAACGGTGTCGGCACATTCCTGGTCACGTCTGTGGGAGAGAATTCGAGCTACGGGAAGATCCTCATGTCCCTGCAGACAGAGGTAGAAGAAACACCACTACAGCAAAAACTTGGAGTGCTCGCGAAATACATCGTCCATATCGGCCTGCTCGTTGGTGCCGTATTTtttctcatcatcttcattcgGTATCTCGTGCACTTGAAGGGCATCAAAGGCGGACCCAGGGCAAAGGGCAAAAACTTTCTTAATGTCTTCATTTTGGCAATCACAGTCGTTGTGATTGCTGTCCCGGAAGGGCTTCCGCTAGCCGTCACAATGTCGCTGGCGTATGCAACTGCCAGGATGTTGAAGGATAATAATTTGGTTCGGTTACTGAAGTCATGCGAGGTCATGGGGAATGCCACCACTATTTGCTCGGATAAGACGGGGACATTGACTCAGAATAGAATGACCGTTGTCGCTGGTCGTGTTGGCACCTTCACCCCTTTTGTGGACGAGAATTCCGGTCCTGGGACTGAGAACAAGACTGACGCCGTGCCTTTACGCAGTAAAATGGATTCTCTGTCTGCTCACACTCAAGAACTCATTAAAGCTTCGGTCTTTCTCAACTCTACCGCACTAGAAAAAGGGCACGGACAAGAGGCGCAACTAGTCGGTACTAGTACGGAGATTGCCCTAATCGAATTTGCACAATCCAATTTCCACGCGGTTAGCATGACTGcggaaagagaaaggacaCAAATTGTCCAACTCTTTCCATTCAATGCCAACAGAAAGTGCATGGCTGTCGTTGCGCGGATTTTCTCCGGTCACTATCGGCTGTTTCTTAAGGGAGCTCCTGAAATGGTTCTTCAAAGTTGCAGTCGCATTGTAACAGATTCTCACAGCGTTCTCTCATCGCAGTATCTACATGATGAGATGCGTACTGTCATAAGAGACGATTTGCGTGGCTTCTCAAGTCAATCACTTCGCTCGATAGCTCTCGCATACCGTGACTTTGACCAATGGCCTCCAGGAACGCCCATTGGCAACGAGCCCGACGATTTCCTTGATGAAGTCCTGCAAGATATGGTGCTTATCGGATTATTCGCATTGCGAGACCCCCTAAGACCAGAAGTAACCCAATCCGTACGCGATTGCCAGGCCGCGGGCGTAAGCGTACGAATGGTCACTGGCGACACATTCCTTACCGCGAAAGCAATCGCCCTAGAATGCGGTATCTACCAACCAGGAGGCATCGCAATGGATAGTTCGATCTTCCGCAAGCTATCCTCATCTCAATTAGACATGGTCCTACCGCGGTTGCAGATTCTATCACGATCCAGCCCAGAAGACAAACTCAGGCTTGTATCCCATCTGAGGCGCTTGGGTGAGACCGTTGCCGTGACCGGCGATGGGACTAACGATGCTCTGGCGCTCAAGGAAGCTGATGTGGGCTTTGCGATGGGAATTCAAGGGACTGAGGTAGCGAAGGAGGCTTCATCGATTATCCTCATGGATGATAACTTTGCTTCTATTGTGAAGGCTATGCTCTGGGGTCGAACTGTCAATGACGCTGCGGAGAAGTTCTTGCAG TTCCAGTTCACAATTAACATCACTGCCGGTACACTTACCATCGTATCTGCCTTATCCGGCGGCACAAATTCATCCGTCTTCACCGTCGTCCAACTCCTATGGATCAACCTTATCATGGACACATTTTCAGCATTAGCACTCGCCACAGACCGGCCCACTCGTCGATTACTCAAGCACACACCAGAGCCCAGGGGCTCTCCTATCGTCAAGGTAACCATGTGGAAGATGATCATGGGCCAGTCCATATACCAACTCGCCGTTATCTTTGTGCTGTATTACGCGGGGGAGCAGTTGTTCCATTGTAGCACGAAAGCGGAGAGACACCAGGTACAGACGATGACTTTCAATATATACGTCTGGATGCAGTTTTTTAATATGTTGAA TTCCCGAAGAGTCGACAACGGCTGGAACTTCCTTGACGGAATCACCCATAACTATAGTTTCTTCTTCGTTCAGGCTGTAATCGTTGCAGGCCAAGTCCTTATCATCTTCGAAGGAGGCGAGGCATTCGGGACTGTAGCGCTGACAGGAGCGCAATGGGGTTGGTCCATGCTGTTTGGGCTGTTGACGTTTCCAGTCGGAGTGCTTGTCCGGCTTATACCTGATAGGATGGTTGTGATGGTTTGGACTGGCATTGCGTCAACAGGAAGAATGCTGTTTGACCCCGTTGTGTTGCGATGGAGAAGGCTCATACATGTTTGCTTTCCGGCTATGTTTCATGCGAGGAAAGGGAGGGAAAActcgtcctcatcattgGATACGGCACAGACTACCATTGTAACTGTGCCGAAAGGAGACCAGTATATCTCGTTGCGGTCGGGTCTCGGTAGTGAGAGTGACAGGTCCGAAAGAGACGGTTTGTTCGATCTTGTTCGCGCCATTGAGGGCGCGAGATCTAGGTCTGTTGAGGAAGTACCTGGGCTTGAGGTTCATCCTGATACTTGCAAGGATGATATAGTCATAGGTCAACATGAGGAGGTCTGA
- a CDS encoding ankyrin repeat domain-containing protein (COG:S;~EggNog:ENOG410PZQF;~InterPro:IPR002110,IPR020683,IPR036770;~PFAM:PF00023,PF12796;~go_function: GO:0005515 - protein binding [Evidence IEA]), with product MASMENGIVVDSEPTTSASDSGSDAAATSSSDSSEKKTTAAANNAATTITTTGFAASATSNRYRVITTAPPYEDLLAACRENRRADLEALISNRRANNNEVCRYTLSNLLKEAVLQDSADVVAFCLEQGAIVYEEHLLWAIFAKDAFASYSVLIQHRAIDPNHVLPCYGDLLGVLIVDNKLEGVRCCLENGANPNENLLEEYKTALAAAAERGNIAMVELLLDHGAWTKESGALILAAEEGDTEMVRFLLSKGLDINEMGVKGPLGAEELDEIGTALHKAISNGHINTAALLIDAGADTELKDAQGRTPEKLAEECHQPAILEKLRKLPLSSYSPLPPSMPTLGSTESGTSLLKRISKAYEEITPTPFFISLVFFFCIYQSRKVYHP from the coding sequence ATGGCCAGCATGGAGAATGGCATAGTCGTCGACTCGGAACCCACCACTTCTGCTTCTGACTCTGGCTCTGATGCCGCTGCTACCTCGTCTTCCGACTCGTCTGAAAAGAAGACCACCGCCGCTGCCAACAACGCGGCCACCACCATAACCACTACCGGCTTCGCTGCCTCTGCAACCAGCAACAGATACAGAGTCATCACAACAGCACCTCCTTATGAGGATCTCCTCGCAGCATGTCGCGAGAACCGCCGCGCTGATCTTGAGGCCTTGATCAGCAATCGACGAGCAAACAACAATGAAGTGTGCAGATACACCCTGAGCAACTTGCTCAAAGAAGCCGTCTTGCAAGACTCCGCGGATGTTGTTGCATTTTGCCTTGAGCAAGGTGCAATAGTATACGAGGAACACCTTTTGTGGGCCATCTTTGCAAAGGACGCATTTGCCAGTTACTCCGTCCTCATTCAGCACAGGGCGATAGACCCCAACCACGTTCTTCCCTGCTACGGCGACTTGCTTGGAGTATTGATTGTGGATAATAAACTTGAAGGAGTCCGTTGTTGTTTGGAAAATGGGGCGAATCCCAATGAGAATCTGCTGGAGGAGTACAAAACGGCActggctgcggcggcggagaGAGGGAATATCGCTATGGTGGAATTGCTACTCGACCACGGGGCTTGGACTAAAGAAAGCGGTGCCCTCATTCTTGCTGCTGAGGAAGGTGATACGGAAATGGTGAGGTTTTTACTTTCTAAGGGGCTGGATATTAACGAGATGGGTGTTAAAGGCCCGTTGGGGGCtgaggagttggatgagattgggacGGCGCTTCACAAGGCTATTTCCAACGGCCATATTAATACTGCTGCGCTCTTGATCGATGCAGGTGCGGATACTGAACTGAAGGACGCGCAAGGAAGGACCCCAGAAAAGCTGGCTGAGGAGTGTCACCAGCCTGCGATTCTTGAGAAGCTTCGAAAGCTCCCGTTGTCGTCGTATTCGCCACTACCTCCGTCCATGCCAACTCTAGGATCTACCGAATCGGGAACATCGCTCTTGAAAAGGATCTCAAAGGCCTATGAAGAAATAACACCGACACCGTTCTTCATATCtctcgttttctttttctgtatCTATCAATCTCGAAAGGTATACCATCCATAA
- a CDS encoding ATP-binding protein (COG:S;~EggNog:ENOG410PJ14;~InterPro:IPR027417;~TransMembrane:1 (i60-81o)), which produces MPRRIRPNAFAQLWIRLPAVRRGTAPSPSRWRAVAPYRLRYKTDGDRADDHQRESILRKFLETGATTLAALLMLGLGGYGYQEYYKKQVLRKIDHAFAGGLFSSLEEAALAQYGDVEHMFHIARPEQSLIDHIISGSARGSYFLLFGEKGTGKSSMLLDSMQKVDGEGVAMFEAHSDNEVFRLRLGKALDYEYHEDYIGGLFSMKGPRDGATPILDIERALNKFEKVALQRRNASHGRRPLVLIISNIHHIPDDVDGQRLLSLLQQRAELWAASGLVTLVFTSDVYRTMEALRLHATRMQLLNVQDVPRDVAVEALRKYRVETRGESISSSLLDEIYSRVGGRLIFLDQVARSKNMLETAQSICQKEQRWLLSKCWILGQDMDEKAESQQEYSAAAMTLAQALVAMENDNPTPTSPPRIPLHKAQELMTRADFIPRLDQQNIIAIDADGMVRADSMPMQNAFRAVCSEPGFDAHLKATNERLDELESLGRTTELTVKDLVDGEYELSSKHGDGFVIRRR; this is translated from the exons ATGCCCCGCAGAATCCGCCCAAATGCATTTG CACAACTGTGGATCCGTCTACCAGCTGTCAGAAGAGGGACGGCCCCTTCACCAAGTCGATGGAGAGCAGTGGCACCTTACAGGCTCCGATATAAAACAGACGGGGACAGAGCGGATGATCACCAGCGAGAAAGCATTTTGCGCAAATTCCTCGAGACCGGCGCGACGACGCTAGCAGCCTTGCTTATGCTTGGGCTGGGCGGATATGGGTACCAGGAGTACTATAAGAAGCAAGTCCTGCGGAAGATTGACCACGCGTTCGCGGGTGGGTTGTTTTCGTCGCTGGAAGAGGCTGCTCTGGCGCAGTATGGGGATGTTGAGCATATGTTTCACATCGCAAGACCGGAACAGTCTTTGATTGATCATATCATTAGCGGCAGCGCGAGGGGCAGCTACTTCCTGCTCTTCGGGGAGAAAGGGACGGGGAAGTCGTCTATGTTGCTGGACTCGATGCAGAAGGTTGATGGTGAAGGCGTGGCCATGTTCGAAGCACACAGTGACAACGAGGTTTTCCGTCTTCGTCTCGGAAAAGCGCTTGACTATGAATATCATGAGGATTACATCGGGGGCCTTTTCAGCATGAAAGGACCGCGTGATGGTGCGACACCAATATTAGATATCGAACGAGCCCTAAATAAGTTCGAGAAAGTGGCCCTTCAGCGCCGAAATGCTAGCCATGGCCGTCGACCGCTAGTGCTAATTATCAGTAACATCCATCATATTCcagatgatgttgatgggcAGCGATTGCTGAGCTTGTTGCAGCAACGCGCAGAGCTTTGGGCTGCTAGTGGGCTTGTTACGCTTGTTTTCACTAGTGATGTGTATCGCACAATGGAGGCGCTGAGGTTGCATGCTACGCGGATGCAGTTGTTGAATGTACAGGATGTTCCACGGGATGTTGCGGTTGAGGCTTTGAGGAAGTATCGCGTGGAAACGCGCGGAGAAAGCATATCGAGTTCTCTACTGGATGAGATATATAGTCGAGTAGGAGGACGACTTATATTCTTAGATCAGGTCGCGAGATCGAAGAACATGCTCGAGACCGCGCAGTCCATTTGCCAAAAAGAGCAGCGTTGGCTCCTTTCCAAGTGCTGGATTCTGGGTCAGGATATGGATGAAAAAGCCGAAAGCCAGCAAGAATACTCC GCCGCCGCAATGACCTTGGCCCAAGCCCTAGTCGCCATGGAAAACGACAACCCCACGCCCACCTCACCCCCCCGCATTCCACTCCACAAAGCCCAAGAACTAATGACGCGAGCCGATTTTATCCCAAGGCTCGAtcaacaaaacatcatcgccatcgatGCCGATGGCATGGTCAGGGCCGACTCGATGCCGATGCAGAATGCGTTTCGGGCGGTTTGTAGTGAACCCGGGTTTGACGCGCACTTGAAGGCTACCAATGAGCGATTGGATGAGCTGGAGAGTTTGGGGCGGACAACGGAGTTGACGGTGAAGGATCTGGTAGATGGAGAGTATGAGTTGTCGAGTAAACATGGGGACGGGTTTGTAATTCGGAGGAGGTAG
- the GUP1 gene encoding putative glycerol:H+ symporter (Gup1) (BUSCO:EOG0926235L;~COG:T;~EggNog:ENOG410PGX5;~InterPro:IPR004299;~PFAM:PF03062;~TransMembrane:9 (o63-81i122-139o173-197i374-394o406-425i508-524o530-551i563-585o605-623i)), with amino-acid sequence MTSLLSWFRRIYSLDTLDTRFTTSATTPLKATADTRSATNKDARANAIASSAAPAKWRTPEFYVYYVVFLVCVPLMFKTVVDVSRKTHPTYSTYSHLLEPGWIPGRNVDNSDAQYASFRENIPYLLLLLVLHPLLRLVYEAYLRRSDANRDGYQNTTAAAGDARMEQRIRFDYFFALVFITGLHGISAIKVLAILYVNYKIARYLPRAQIPAATWIFNICTLFANELCGGYPLERVARILMGSEVTGGSEPALVVWAQSLDSFGGLMPRWEILFNITVLRLISFNMDYYWSLDYPSTSPVEKKQLDPSTLSERDRVNIPADPSAFNARNYVAYTLYSPLYLTGPIITFNDYISQQRYAPPSLTRTRTILYGTRFLLTLLSMELILHYIYVVAISKASPNWSLYTPAQLSMMAYFNLHIIWLKLLIPWRFFRLWALVDGIDPPENMTRCVSNNYSAFAFWRAWHRSFNRWIVRYLYVPLGGGGGGTNNTNNRNPNSTASSGFKSKAQRIFNFLVVFTFVALWHDINLRLLMWGWLITLFVLPEVLATLAFPANRWRSRPNTYRVICGIGAVGNILMMMIANLVGFAVGIDGMKGLLEGIMGSYSGLVYLVAACGALFVGVQVMFEIREEELRAGVRLKC; translated from the exons ATGacttctctcctctcctgGTTCCGACGAATCTACTCCCTCGATACTCTCGATACTCGCTTCACCACATCGGCCACCACTCCTCTCAAAGCCACGGCGGACACGCGATCTGCCACGAATAAAGATGCCCGCGCAAATGCCATTGCCAGCAGCGCTGCGCCGGCTAAGTGGCGCACGCCGGAGTTTTATGTCTATTATGTGGTTTTTCTCGTCTGTGTGCCGTTGATGTTTAAGACCGTGGTGGATGTTTCTAGGA AAACCCATCCGACTTATTCGACTTATTCACATTTGCTTGAGCCCGGTTGGATACCAGGTCGCAATGTG GACAACTCCGATGCGCAGTATGCGAGCTTCCGCGAAAACATACCCTacctcctcctcctgctAGTCCTCCACCCATTGCTCCGCCTTGTGTACGAAGCCTACCTGCGCCGCTCCGATGCCAACCGCGATGGCTACCAGAATACCACCGCTGCCGCTGGAGATGCTCGTATGGAGCAGCGGATACGATTCGACTACTTCTTCGCTCTGGTATTCATAACGGGTCTGCACGGTATATCTGCTATCAAGGTTCTCGCGATTTTGTACGTGAACTATAAGATTGCGAGGTATCTTCCTAGGGCGCAGATTCCCGCTGCGACTTGGATATTCAATATTTGTACGCTGTTTGCGAATGAGCTCTGCGGTGGATATCCCCTTGAACGCGTTGCTCGAATATTGATGGGCTCTGAAGTCACGGGAGGAAGCGAGCCTGCTTTGGTGGTGTGGGCTCAGTCTTTAGATAGTTTTGGTGGATTGATGCCGCGATGGGAGATCCTTTTCAACATTACGGTGTTGCGATTGATCAGTTTCAATATGGACTACTATTGGAGTCTGGACTATCCGTCCACCAGCCCAGTCGAA AAGAAACAGCTCGATCCGTCAACCCTTTCAGAGCGAGACCGCGTCAACATCCCCGCGGACCCCTCAGCTTTCAACGCCCGCAACTACGTCGCATACACCCTCTACTCGCCATTATACCTAACGGGCCCCATCATTACCTTCAACGACTACATCTCCCAGCAGCGCTACGCACCTCCATCTCTCACGCGCACCCGTACAATCCTCTACGGAACTCGCTTCCTACTCACCCTGCTCAGCATGGAACTTATCCTACACTACATCTACGTCGTTGCCATCTCCAAAGCATCCCCGAACTGGTCCCTCTACACCCCCGCCCAGCTCAGCATGATGGCCTATTTCAATCTGCATATCATCTGGCTGAAACTTCTAATCCCCTGGCGCTTCTTCCGTCTCTGGGCGCTGGTAGACGGCATCGACCCTCCCGAAAACATGACCCGCTGCGTATCCAACAACTACTCCGCCTTCGCCTTCTGGCGCGCCTGGCACCGTTCCTTCAACCGCTGGATCGTCCGCTACCTCTACGTACCTCtcggcggcggtggcggcggcaccaacaacaccaacaaccgcAACCCTAACAGCACCGCCAGCAGCGGATTCAAATCCAAAGCCCAGCGTATCTTCAACTTCCTCGTTGTCTTCACCTTTGTCGCCCTCTGGCACGACATCAACCTCCGTCTCCTCATGTGGGGCTGGCTAATCACCCTCTTCGTTCTCCCAGAAGTCCTTGCCACCCTCGCTTTCCCGGCAAACCGCTGGCGCTCTCGTCCAAACACTTACCGCGTGATTTGTGGAATTGGCGCAGTGGGGAATATCCTCATGATGATGATTGCGAACTTGGTTGGGTTTGCGGTGGGAATTGATGGGATGAAGGGGCTTTTGGAGGGGATTATGGGGTCGTATTCGGGGTTGGTGTATTTAGTGGCTGCTTGTGGGGCGTTGTTTGTGGGCGTGCAGGTTATGTTTGAGATTAGGGAGGAAGAGTTGAGGGCTGGGGTGAGGTTGAAGTGTTAA